One genomic segment of Streptomyces sp. TLI_146 includes these proteins:
- the efeU gene encoding iron uptake transporter permease EfeU, with translation MFGNYLIGLREGLEASLVVCILVAYLVKTGHREALRPIWIGISVAVLVALGFGAGLEFGSQEMTFKAQEALGGSLSVVAVCLVTWMVFWMRRTARFLKSELQGKLDAALRLGTGALVATAFLAVGREGLETSLFVWTSVHAAGSDSGNTDPLIGALLGLATAVFLGWLFYRGALKINLAKFFTWTGAMLVVVAAGVLAYGVHDLQEADFVPGIKNLAFDISSTIPPDSWYGTVLKGVLNFQPDPTVLQVTVWALYLIPTLALFFAPVGFAKSVRSSAPTVAAKKDEGQKAVHEQGESADGGARGGDRTDGDGERLRDGARRAGSSTVGDQG, from the coding sequence ATGTTCGGCAATTACCTGATCGGCCTGCGCGAGGGTCTTGAAGCCAGTCTGGTCGTCTGCATCCTCGTCGCGTACCTGGTCAAGACGGGTCACCGCGAGGCGCTGCGGCCGATCTGGATCGGCATCTCCGTCGCCGTCCTGGTGGCGCTGGGCTTCGGCGCGGGCCTGGAGTTCGGCTCGCAGGAGATGACGTTCAAGGCGCAGGAGGCGCTCGGCGGCTCGCTGTCGGTCGTCGCGGTCTGCCTGGTGACCTGGATGGTCTTCTGGATGCGGCGCACCGCGCGGTTCCTGAAGTCCGAGCTCCAGGGCAAGCTGGACGCGGCGCTGCGGCTCGGCACCGGCGCCCTGGTCGCGACCGCCTTCCTGGCGGTGGGCCGGGAGGGCCTGGAGACCTCGCTGTTCGTCTGGACGTCGGTGCACGCGGCCGGGTCCGACAGCGGCAACACCGACCCGCTGATCGGCGCGCTCCTCGGGCTCGCCACCGCGGTGTTCCTGGGCTGGCTCTTCTACCGGGGCGCGCTGAAGATCAACCTGGCGAAGTTCTTCACCTGGACCGGCGCGATGCTGGTCGTGGTGGCGGCGGGCGTCCTCGCGTACGGCGTGCACGACCTGCAGGAAGCCGACTTCGTCCCGGGCATCAAGAACCTGGCGTTCGACATCAGCTCCACGATCCCGCCGGACAGCTGGTACGGCACGGTCCTCAAGGGCGTCCTCAACTTCCAGCCCGACCCGACGGTCCTTCAGGTCACGGTGTGGGCGCTGTACCTCATCCCCACGCTCGCACTGTTCTTCGCCCCGGTAGGGTTCGCGAAGTCCGTGAGGAGCTCCGCTCCCACGGTGGCGGCCAAGAAGGACGAGGGGCAGAAGGCAGTCCATGAGCAGGGTGAGTCGGCTGACGGCGGCGCTCGCGGCGGTGACCGTACTGACGGTGACGGCGAGCGGCTGCGTGACGGTGCACGGCGAGCGGGAAGTAGTACCGTCGGCGACCAGGGCTGA
- a CDS encoding bifunctional DNA primase/polymerase gives MGAEYGRSGSSQSKLSRWLRRRPKDAPGADEGRLALLLAVAAAKLPIAPAAYPAGYRCSCERVGCPTPARHPVSFAWQTQSTTDRAQIERWAQGQPEANFITATGMVHDVLDVPLEAGREALERLLAEGVDVGPVAESGGVGDQARMLFFTATRGTPEDEDEWWPCELDCHPETMDEHPGLRWHCRGSYVLVPPARLPGDHEVAWVRGPEHGLPDPLTLLEALTDACARHGAGDAHAVAWPLGR, from the coding sequence ATGGGCGCGGAGTACGGGCGTTCCGGCAGCTCGCAGAGCAAGCTGTCCCGCTGGCTGCGCAGGCGTCCCAAGGACGCCCCCGGCGCGGACGAGGGCCGCCTCGCCCTGCTGCTCGCCGTCGCCGCCGCGAAGCTTCCCATCGCCCCGGCCGCGTACCCCGCCGGATACCGCTGTTCCTGTGAGCGCGTGGGCTGTCCGACCCCGGCGCGCCATCCGGTCTCGTTCGCCTGGCAGACGCAGTCGACCACCGACCGCGCCCAGATCGAGCGCTGGGCGCAGGGCCAGCCCGAGGCGAACTTCATCACGGCGACGGGCATGGTCCACGACGTCCTGGACGTCCCCCTCGAAGCGGGCCGCGAGGCCCTGGAGCGGCTGCTCGCCGAGGGCGTCGACGTCGGCCCGGTGGCCGAGTCCGGCGGCGTCGGCGACCAGGCCCGGATGCTGTTCTTCACGGCGACGCGGGGGACGCCGGAGGACGAGGACGAGTGGTGGCCGTGCGAGCTGGACTGCCATCCCGAGACGATGGACGAGCATCCGGGGCTGCGGTGGCACTGCCGGGGCAGCTACGTCCTGGTGCCGCCGGCCCGGCTGCCCGGCGATCATGAGGTGGCGTGGGTACGGGGGCCGGAGCACGGTTTGCCCGACCCCTTGACCCTCCTTGAGGCCCTCACGGACGCGTGTGCCCGGCACGGGGCGGGCGACGCGCACGCGGTGGCTTGGCCGCTGGGCCGGTAG
- a CDS encoding TetR/AcrR family transcriptional regulator: protein MANKGQAPDSTRRSERSRRAIYDAALSLVGEAGYPKTTIEGIAARAGVGKQTIYRWWPSKAAVLLEAFVDLSHQAIQGEVALPDTGDLEADLKLVLRATVDELNDTATEAPYRALAAEGIIDPELAAAFVQNLLEPQLKLYVDRLRSAQDAGEVRADVDPRTALELLVGPLSHRWLLRTLPLTHAYADTVVEYALRGLAPR, encoded by the coding sequence ATGGCGAACAAGGGGCAGGCGCCCGACTCCACCCGCCGCAGCGAGCGCTCGCGGCGCGCGATCTACGACGCGGCGCTCTCCCTCGTCGGCGAGGCCGGGTACCCGAAGACCACCATCGAGGGCATCGCCGCCCGCGCCGGGGTCGGCAAGCAGACGATCTACCGCTGGTGGCCCTCCAAGGCGGCGGTCCTGCTTGAGGCGTTCGTCGACCTCAGCCACCAGGCGATCCAGGGCGAGGTGGCCCTGCCCGACACCGGTGACCTGGAGGCCGACCTCAAGCTGGTGCTGCGCGCCACCGTCGACGAGCTCAACGACACCGCGACCGAGGCCCCGTACCGGGCGCTCGCCGCGGAGGGCATCATCGACCCGGAGCTCGCCGCCGCTTTCGTACAGAACCTCCTGGAGCCGCAGCTGAAGCTGTACGTGGACCGGCTGCGGTCCGCCCAGGACGCGGGCGAGGTGCGGGCCGACGTCGACCCGCGCACCGCCCTGGAACTGCTGGTCGGCCCCCTCTCGCACCGCTGGCTGCTGCGCACCCTGCCGCTCACCCACGCGTACGCGGACACCGTCGTCGAATACGCCCTGCGCGGACTCGCCCCTCGCTGA
- the ddaH gene encoding dimethylargininase, producing the protein MLSETRDLSAPRVARPRRYLMCPPAHFKVTYSINPWMDPAKPVDLPLALAQWEDLRDRYRALGHTVELLEPRPDLPDMVFAANGATVIDGRVLGARFAHPEREAEAAAHLDWFRAHGFTEIHEPAHINEGEGDFAVTASYVLAGRGFRSSPLSHDEAQEFFGRPVIGLDLVDPRYYHLDTALCVLDDSADEIMYYPDAFSPGSRAVLARLFPDAVIASAEDAGALGLNAVSDGLHVLLPQGAVGLFSPLRERGFVPVGMDLGELLKGGGSVKCCTQELRD; encoded by the coding sequence TTGCTCAGTGAGACCCGTGACCTCAGTGCACCCCGAGTCGCCAGACCCCGGCGCTATCTGATGTGCCCACCGGCACACTTCAAGGTCACGTACTCCATCAACCCCTGGATGGACCCCGCCAAGCCCGTCGACCTGCCGCTCGCCCTCGCCCAGTGGGAGGACCTGCGCGACCGCTACCGGGCGCTCGGCCACACCGTCGAGCTGCTCGAACCCCGCCCCGACCTGCCCGACATGGTCTTCGCCGCCAACGGGGCGACCGTGATCGACGGCCGGGTCCTCGGCGCCCGCTTCGCCCACCCGGAACGGGAGGCGGAGGCCGCGGCCCATCTGGACTGGTTCCGCGCCCACGGCTTCACCGAGATCCACGAGCCGGCCCACATCAACGAGGGCGAGGGCGACTTCGCCGTCACCGCGTCCTATGTGCTGGCCGGGCGGGGCTTCCGGTCCAGCCCGCTCTCGCACGACGAGGCCCAGGAGTTCTTCGGCCGCCCGGTGATCGGGCTCGACCTCGTCGACCCGCGCTACTACCACCTGGACACGGCCCTGTGCGTGCTCGACGACTCGGCCGACGAGATCATGTACTACCCGGACGCCTTCTCGCCCGGCAGCCGGGCCGTGCTCGCGCGGCTGTTCCCGGACGCGGTGATCGCCTCTGCGGAGGATGCGGGGGCGTTGGGGCTGAACGCGGTGAGCGACGGCCTCCACGTGCTGCTGCCGCAGGGGGCGGTGGGGCTGTTCTCGCCCCTGCGGGAGCGGGGGTTCGTCCCTGTGGGGATGGACCTCGGTGAGCTGCTCAAGGGCGGGGGCAGCGTGAAGTGCTGCACGCAGGAGCTGCGCGACTAG
- a CDS encoding small ribosomal subunit Rsm22 family protein, which produces MNENVPVPQVLRSALAGLLDGLPPSQAAQAVDRLIANYRGDTQTHAPVLRDRSDVAAYAAYRMPATFEAVRAALAALQDAVPDWAPATHTDVGGGTGAASWAVAEAWDTATTVLDWAEPALAIGRELADASGIEGLGAIRWERARIGSALSLPETDLVTVSYVLNELTPDDRGALVDAAARAATGAVVIVEPGTPDGYARIIEARDRLIAAGFTVAAPCPHSAACPIEPGTDWCHFSARVSRSSLHRQVKGGSLAYEDEKFSYVGAVRGAAGAAVNRIVRRPQIRKGQVLLDLCTAEEVLRRETVTKRHGALYRAARDASWGDVWPPAE; this is translated from the coding sequence GTGAACGAGAACGTCCCCGTCCCGCAGGTCCTGCGTTCCGCCCTCGCCGGGCTGCTCGACGGGCTGCCGCCGTCGCAGGCCGCGCAGGCCGTCGACCGGCTGATCGCCAACTACCGGGGAGACACCCAGACCCACGCCCCGGTGCTGCGCGACCGCTCCGACGTGGCCGCGTACGCCGCGTACCGGATGCCCGCGACCTTCGAGGCGGTACGCGCCGCCCTCGCCGCCCTCCAGGACGCCGTCCCGGACTGGGCCCCGGCCACCCACACCGACGTCGGCGGCGGCACCGGCGCGGCGAGCTGGGCGGTCGCGGAGGCGTGGGACACCGCGACCACGGTCCTGGACTGGGCCGAGCCCGCGCTCGCGATCGGCCGCGAACTCGCCGACGCCTCCGGCATCGAGGGCCTCGGCGCGATCCGCTGGGAGCGGGCCCGGATCGGCTCGGCCCTGAGCCTGCCGGAGACCGACCTCGTCACCGTCTCGTACGTACTGAACGAGCTCACCCCCGACGACCGCGGCGCGCTCGTGGACGCCGCCGCCCGCGCCGCGACCGGCGCCGTGGTCATCGTGGAGCCCGGCACCCCGGACGGCTACGCCCGGATCATCGAGGCCCGGGACCGGCTGATCGCGGCCGGGTTCACCGTCGCCGCGCCGTGCCCGCACAGCGCCGCCTGCCCCATCGAGCCGGGTACGGACTGGTGCCACTTCTCCGCCCGGGTCAGCCGCTCGTCCCTGCACCGGCAGGTCAAGGGCGGCTCACTGGCGTACGAGGACGAGAAGTTCAGCTATGTCGGGGCGGTGCGGGGGGCGGCCGGGGCCGCCGTGAACCGGATCGTGCGGCGGCCCCAGATCCGCAAGGGCCAGGTGCTGCTCGACCTGTGCACGGCGGAGGAGGTGCTGCGCCGCGAGACGGTGACGAAGCGGCACGGGGCGCTGTACCGGGCGGCCCGGGACGCGTCGTGGGGCGACGTTTGGCCTCCGGCCGAGTAG
- a CDS encoding multidrug effflux MFS transporter: MAETSRTAPAPIPAAAPAAARRAGLLVTLVLGGLTALPPLSMDMYLPALPEVTGALHAPAATVQLTLTACLAGMALGQLVVGPMSDKWGRRRPLLVGMVVYVVATAVCAFAPDAGLLIAFRLLQGLAGAAGIVIARAVVRDLYDGVEMARFFSTLMLISGAAPVVAPLIGGQVLRLTDWRGVFVVLTAVGLLLTLFVWRCLGETLPPERRHEGGVGEALRTMGSLLKDRVFTGYVLAGGLAFAALFSYISASPFVIQEIYGASPQTFSLLFGLNSVGLVAAGQINGKLLVGRVSLDKVLACALTVIVLAAAALLVMTSGVFGDPGLAPVAAGLFVLMSAMGMATPNTTAQALMRTPHAAGSASALLGTSSFLIGAVASPLVGIAGEGTAVPMAVVQLVSGVAALLCFLVLCRPWQRPSAEV, from the coding sequence ATGGCGGAGACCAGCCGGACCGCACCGGCCCCGATACCGGCCGCGGCCCCCGCTGCCGCCCGCCGCGCCGGTCTGCTGGTCACGCTGGTCCTCGGCGGGCTCACCGCGCTCCCGCCGCTCTCCATGGACATGTACCTGCCCGCGCTGCCCGAGGTCACCGGCGCGCTCCACGCGCCCGCCGCCACCGTGCAGCTCACCCTCACCGCGTGCCTGGCGGGCATGGCGCTCGGCCAGCTCGTCGTCGGGCCGATGAGCGACAAGTGGGGCCGCCGCAGGCCGCTGCTCGTCGGCATGGTCGTGTACGTGGTCGCCACCGCCGTCTGCGCCTTCGCGCCCGACGCCGGACTGCTCATCGCCTTCCGGCTGCTCCAGGGCCTGGCGGGCGCGGCGGGCATAGTGATCGCCCGGGCGGTGGTGCGCGACCTCTACGACGGCGTCGAGATGGCCCGGTTCTTCTCCACCCTGATGCTGATCTCCGGCGCCGCCCCGGTCGTCGCCCCGCTGATCGGCGGGCAGGTGCTGCGGCTGACCGACTGGCGCGGGGTGTTCGTGGTGCTCACCGCCGTGGGGCTGCTGCTCACCCTCTTCGTATGGCGGTGCCTGGGCGAGACGCTGCCGCCGGAGCGGCGGCACGAGGGCGGGGTCGGCGAGGCCCTGCGCACCATGGGCTCGCTGCTCAAGGACCGGGTCTTTACCGGGTACGTCCTGGCCGGCGGGCTCGCCTTCGCCGCGCTCTTCTCGTACATCTCCGCCTCCCCCTTCGTGATCCAGGAGATCTATGGGGCCTCGCCGCAGACCTTCTCGCTCCTCTTCGGGCTCAACTCGGTCGGCCTGGTCGCCGCCGGGCAGATCAACGGGAAGCTGCTGGTCGGCCGGGTCAGCCTCGACAAGGTGCTCGCCTGCGCCCTGACCGTCATCGTGCTCGCGGCGGCGGCGTTGCTGGTGATGACGTCCGGGGTGTTCGGCGACCCCGGCCTCGCGCCGGTCGCGGCCGGGCTGTTCGTGCTGATGTCCGCGATGGGCATGGCCACGCCCAACACCACGGCCCAGGCCCTGATGCGCACCCCGCACGCGGCGGGCTCCGCGTCCGCGCTGCTCGGCACGTCGTCGTTCCTGATCGGGGCGGTGGCCTCACCCCTGGTGGGGATCGCGGGGGAGGGGACGGCGGTCCCCATGGCGGTGGTCCAGCTGGTGTCGGGCGTGGCCGCGCTGCTGTGCTTCCTGGTGCTGTGCAGGCCGTGGCAGCGGCCGTCCGCCGAGGTCTGA
- a CDS encoding SDR family oxidoreductase, producing the protein MNASAARKTAVVTGAGSGIGRSVALTLAAAGWSVAVAGRRPEPLQETAALAGPDADVLPLRTDVTSPDEVAALFEAVRERYGRLDLLFNNAGTFGPGGVAVEDLAYEAWRHVVDTNLNGAFLCAQAAFRQMKEQDPQGGRIINNGSISAHVPRPKSVAYTATKHAMTGLTKALSLDGRPYRIAVGQIDIGNAATDMTARMVTGVPQANGSLAVEPVMDAADVARTVLHMAELPLEANIQFATVMATAMPYIGRG; encoded by the coding sequence ATGAACGCATCCGCAGCGCGCAAGACCGCCGTCGTCACCGGCGCCGGCTCCGGAATCGGCCGCTCCGTGGCGCTCACGCTGGCCGCGGCGGGCTGGTCGGTGGCCGTGGCGGGCCGCCGCCCGGAGCCCCTTCAGGAGACGGCGGCCCTGGCGGGCCCCGACGCCGACGTCCTGCCCCTCCGTACGGACGTGACGTCACCGGACGAGGTGGCGGCCCTGTTCGAGGCGGTACGGGAGCGGTACGGGCGGCTGGACCTGCTGTTCAACAACGCGGGTACGTTCGGGCCCGGCGGGGTCGCGGTGGAGGACCTGGCGTACGAGGCGTGGCGCCATGTCGTCGACACCAACCTCAACGGGGCGTTCCTGTGCGCGCAGGCGGCGTTCCGGCAGATGAAGGAGCAGGACCCGCAGGGCGGCCGGATCATCAACAACGGCTCGATCTCGGCGCATGTGCCGCGGCCGAAGTCGGTGGCGTACACGGCGACCAAGCACGCGATGACGGGCCTGACCAAGGCGCTCTCCCTGGACGGCCGCCCCTACCGGATCGCCGTCGGCCAGATCGACATCGGCAACGCGGCCACGGACATGACGGCCCGGATGGTTACGGGTGTGCCGCAGGCGAACGGGTCGCTGGCGGTGGAGCCGGTCATGGACGCGGCGGACGTGGCCCGTACGGTCCTGCACATGGCGGAACTCCCCCTGGAGGCGAACATCCAGTTCGCGACGGTGATGGCGACGGCCATGCCGTACATCGGGCGGGGCTGA
- a CDS encoding PhzF family phenazine biosynthesis protein: protein MTDVLRYTAFSSDPAGGNPAGVVLDAAGLDDAAMLAIAADLGYSESAFLTEAPEGLGEAGRAFTIRYFSPLAEVSFCGHATVATAVALGERIGPGDLVFATRAGTVPVTVTEEDGTLRATLTSVEPHSEDIAPDDLAEALAALDWPAADLDPAVPPRIAYAGARHLVLGAATRERLADLDYDFDRLAALMRRLDLTTVQLVWRESDTVFHVRDPFPVGGVVEDPATGAAAVAFGAYVRELGLVPEESVLTLHQGEDLGRPGVLTVTLRAGDARVRVGGAGARIPE, encoded by the coding sequence ATGACAGACGTGCTGCGCTACACCGCCTTCTCCTCCGACCCCGCCGGTGGCAACCCGGCCGGGGTCGTCCTGGACGCCGCCGGGCTCGACGACGCCGCGATGCTGGCGATCGCCGCCGACCTCGGGTACAGCGAGTCCGCGTTCCTGACCGAGGCCCCCGAGGGCCTCGGCGAGGCGGGGCGCGCGTTCACCATCCGCTACTTCAGCCCGCTGGCCGAGGTGTCGTTCTGCGGGCATGCCACCGTCGCGACGGCCGTGGCGCTGGGCGAGCGGATCGGCCCGGGCGACCTGGTCTTCGCGACCCGCGCCGGCACCGTCCCGGTGACCGTCACCGAGGAGGACGGCACCCTGCGGGCCACGCTCACCAGCGTCGAGCCGCACAGCGAGGACATCGCCCCCGACGACCTCGCCGAGGCGCTGGCCGCGCTCGACTGGCCCGCCGCCGACCTGGACCCGGCCGTGCCGCCGCGCATCGCGTACGCGGGCGCCCGCCACCTGGTCCTCGGCGCCGCCACCCGCGAGCGGCTCGCGGACCTCGACTACGACTTCGACCGGCTCGCCGCGCTGATGCGGCGGCTCGACCTGACGACGGTTCAGCTGGTGTGGCGCGAGTCGGACACGGTCTTCCACGTCCGCGACCCGTTCCCGGTCGGCGGGGTCGTCGAGGACCCGGCGACGGGCGCGGCCGCGGTGGCCTTCGGCGCGTACGTACGCGAACTCGGCCTGGTGCCCGAGGAGTCCGTCCTCACGCTCCACCAGGGCGAGGACCTGGGCCGCCCCGGCGTCCTGACGGTGACGCTGCGGGCGGGCGACGCGCGCGTACGGGTGGGCGGCGCGGGGGCCCGTATACCGGAGTGA
- a CDS encoding RNB domain-containing ribonuclease codes for MPRRHLRMTGAADPLRAALRDLRTTLDVPEDFPPDVLAEADRAAGNPRLPARDATDLPFFTIDPPASMDLDQAMHLAKRGPGYRVHYAIADVAAFVTPGGPVDTEAHRRVNTLYFPDERVPLHPPVLSEDAASLLPGRVRPAVVWTIDLDADGATTATHVERALVRSRARLDYEGAQRQIDDGTAEPALALLRDIGRLREQREVARGGISLNVPEQEIVERDGRYGLEYRAPLPADGWNAQISLLTGMAAADLMLAYGTGVLRTLPSAPDGAVARLRRSAQALGIDWPHHVPYAEVIRSLDPRDPHHAAFLQECTTLLRGAGYTVFTGGNVPDHTVHAAVADEYTHCTAPLRRLVDRYAGELCLAAVGAADVPEWVSAALDALPKEMAEGTRRANTVERECVDLVEAALLKDRVGDVFDATVVDVEDDEPAAGTVHLTDPAVVAPVKGSTPLPLGERLRVRLTQADPGTAKVEFAPA; via the coding sequence ATGCCTCGCCGTCACCTCCGTATGACCGGCGCAGCCGACCCGCTGAGGGCCGCCCTGCGCGACCTCCGCACCACCCTCGACGTCCCCGAGGACTTCCCCCCGGACGTCCTCGCCGAGGCGGACAGAGCCGCGGGCAACCCCCGCCTCCCGGCCCGCGACGCCACGGACCTCCCCTTCTTCACCATCGACCCGCCCGCCTCCATGGACCTGGACCAGGCCATGCACCTGGCCAAGAGGGGGCCCGGCTACCGCGTGCACTACGCCATCGCCGACGTCGCCGCCTTCGTCACCCCCGGCGGCCCCGTCGACACCGAGGCGCACCGCCGCGTGAACACCCTCTACTTCCCCGACGAGCGCGTCCCGCTCCACCCGCCCGTACTCAGCGAGGACGCCGCCAGCCTGCTCCCCGGCCGGGTCCGCCCCGCCGTCGTGTGGACCATCGACCTGGACGCCGACGGGGCCACCACCGCCACCCACGTCGAGCGCGCCCTCGTCCGCAGCCGGGCCAGGCTCGACTACGAAGGGGCGCAGCGGCAGATCGACGACGGCACCGCCGAGCCGGCCCTCGCCCTGCTCCGGGACATCGGGCGGCTGCGCGAACAGCGGGAGGTCGCCCGCGGCGGCATCTCGCTCAACGTCCCCGAGCAGGAGATCGTCGAGCGCGACGGCCGGTACGGCCTGGAGTACCGAGCCCCCCTCCCCGCCGACGGCTGGAACGCCCAGATCTCCCTGCTCACCGGCATGGCCGCCGCCGACCTGATGCTGGCGTACGGCACCGGTGTCCTGCGCACTCTGCCCAGCGCCCCGGACGGCGCCGTCGCCCGGCTGCGCCGCTCCGCGCAGGCGCTGGGCATCGACTGGCCGCACCACGTCCCGTACGCCGAGGTCATCCGCTCCCTCGACCCGCGCGACCCGCACCACGCCGCGTTCCTCCAGGAGTGCACGACGCTGCTGCGCGGCGCCGGGTACACCGTGTTCACCGGCGGGAACGTCCCCGACCACACGGTGCACGCCGCCGTCGCCGACGAGTACACGCACTGCACGGCGCCCCTGCGCCGCCTCGTGGACCGGTACGCCGGTGAGCTCTGCCTCGCGGCGGTCGGCGCCGCCGACGTCCCCGAGTGGGTGTCGGCCGCGCTCGACGCGCTGCCCAAGGAGATGGCCGAGGGAACCCGCAGGGCCAACACGGTCGAGCGTGAGTGCGTCGACCTGGTGGAGGCGGCCCTCCTCAAGGACCGCGTCGGCGATGTCTTCGACGCGACCGTCGTGGACGTCGAGGACGACGAACCGGCCGCCGGAACCGTCCACTTGACCGACCCGGCCGTGGTGGCCCCGGTCAAGGGCAGCACCCCCCTGCCGCTGGGCGAACGCCTCCGGGTCCGGCTCACCCAGGCCGACCCGGGCACCGCGAAGGTGGAGTTCGCCCCGGCCTGA
- the yaaA gene encoding peroxide stress protein YaaA — protein sequence MLVLLPPSEGKADGGHGTPLKEEALALPGLRPARTAVLDELIELCLGDEDKARDVLGLTEGLSGEIAKNAELRTAGTRPAGEIYTGVLYDALGLATLDPAAKRRATASLLVFSGLWGAVRITDRIPSYRCSMGVKLPGLGALGAYWRGVMDPVMTEAAGTGLVLDLRSSAYAAAWKPKGEVAGRTATVRVLHSRFVDGVEKRSVVSHFNKATKGRLVRDLLLSGAAPADPARLVEALRDLGYVVECTAPAKPGKAWALDVVVEQIH from the coding sequence GTGCTCGTCCTGCTGCCCCCCTCCGAAGGAAAGGCCGACGGGGGCCACGGAACCCCCCTCAAGGAGGAGGCCCTGGCGCTGCCAGGCCTGCGCCCCGCCCGCACCGCCGTCCTCGACGAACTCATCGAGCTGTGCCTCGGCGACGAGGACAAGGCCCGCGACGTACTCGGCCTCACCGAAGGCCTCAGCGGCGAGATCGCCAAGAACGCCGAGCTCCGCACCGCCGGCACCCGCCCCGCCGGCGAGATCTACACCGGCGTCCTCTACGACGCCCTCGGCCTCGCCACCCTCGACCCCGCAGCCAAGCGCCGCGCCACCGCGTCGCTGCTCGTCTTCTCCGGCCTGTGGGGCGCCGTCCGCATCACCGACCGCATCCCGTCGTACCGCTGCTCGATGGGCGTGAAGCTGCCGGGACTCGGCGCGCTCGGGGCGTACTGGCGCGGCGTCATGGACCCGGTCATGACCGAGGCCGCCGGGACCGGCCTCGTCCTCGACCTGCGCTCCTCCGCGTACGCCGCCGCCTGGAAGCCCAAGGGCGAGGTGGCCGGGCGGACCGCGACCGTACGTGTACTGCACTCCCGGTTCGTCGACGGCGTCGAGAAGCGCTCGGTCGTCAGCCACTTCAACAAGGCCACGAAGGGGCGGCTCGTACGCGACCTGCTGCTGTCCGGGGCCGCCCCCGCCGACCCGGCGCGGCTCGTGGAGGCCCTGCGCGACCTCGGGTACGTGGTGGAGTGCACCGCCCCCGCCAAGCCCGGCAAGGCGTGGGCCCTGGACGTGGTGGTGGAGCAGATCCACTAG